The nucleotide sequence TGATTGGCTGTCACTCTCATCCCGGAATCAAAGCTTTTAATCACATCTTCCTCAACCATTTTCTCCCACTCGGAACTCTTTTCCATAAGCTCCCTGCTTTTAGGGTTCACACTGCGTTCAAGCAGATTTTTCTGAAGAGATTTGCTTTCTTCCGTCAACTCATAATACTGATCTTTGTATTCATCTTTTCCATAAATGAAATATGCCCTGATTAAAGAAACCCGCTGTGTGATATTGTCCCTGAGCTTGCCTTCTGCAAGCAGCGACTGCATATCCTCCTGCACAATTTTCTTCGTCTGGCTGTTGACCATAGTGAACCCGGCAATCGTAAATCCTGCCATCAGCAGGCTGAGCACCATGATGATCGAAAAACTCCCCAGCAGCTTGCCCTTCAATGTAAGGTTTGACCTCTTGTTAAAATTCCATCCTTTTCTCTTTCTCATATCCAGACCCTCCTTTTTAACCAAATCTGCCAAGTATGTATGTGTGCAAAAAGACTTATACACCATACATCGGCCATTTTGGCAGAATATTTAGCAAATCGTTAGTTCAAAAGAATGAATGGAGCTGTTGATGGGGTTTTAGGACTGGGTGGAGTGCTGTTAAGGGCGGGTTTAGAGCACTTACTGGGTTCATTCGTTGAGGGTTCGTGTTGTTAACGGGGGATTAGAACACTTACTTGGGTCAATCGGCGAGGGTTCGTGTTGTTAACGGCGGATAGAACATTTACTTGGCTCAATCGACGAGGGTTAGTGTTGTTAGAGGCGGAATAGAACATTTACTTGGCTCAATCGACGAGGGTTAGTGTTGTTAGAGGCGGAATAGAATATTTACTTGGCTCAATCGACGAGGGTTAGTGTTGTTAGAGGCGGAATAGAACACTTTCTTGGGTCAATGGATGAGGGAAAGCGCTGTTAGAGGATAACGAGCCACTATCGAGGTTCCATCTCCGATAAAAGTCGCAGCACTTCAGCGAATGACGCCACAAACCAGGAGCCACTACCGTTAAAAGTGGCACCACTCCAACGATTGACGCCACAAACAAGGATTCAATTCCGTTAAAAGTGGCAGCACTCCAGCGAATGACGCCATAAACGACGATCCTTTTCCAATAAAATCGGCGGCACTAGTAGAAACACACACAAATACGAATCCATTCATAGGCTTTAAACATAAAAAAACCAAACTAGCTACCCTAGTTCGGTTTTTCATGACTAAAATGGTATCAAGCCAGACTCGCTGGCCAAAGTCTATGTTTATCAATTAAACAATTTTAGGATGATCCGGCTCCGAAACAATCTTCGGGTGATCAGGTTCAGAAACAATTTTCGGATGGTCAGGTTCTGAGAAAAGTCCAACTCCCGCTGCAAACGCCAGAGAGAATACGCCAGTGGTTAATCCAACTAATAGTTTCTTCATAAATCATTCTCCTCTTTTCCTAATTTGAATAAGCTCTTTTTAAAGCATTACATACGATTTGATAGTAGTGTGCCGCTGATTTATATTTGTGGCGCTCTTCGAAGTAAGAGGCCATGAGCTCCGAGTATTCAATAATATATTGCTGCTTTTCATGTTCAATAAAGTACGGAATGACCACTTCCAGCATAAAGAATTCAAATTCAGCTGAAAGATTGCCTTTGAGCAGAGAATCATAGACTTTAAAATGATAATCATATTCCTGATTAGGATTCTGCTTTAAAATGGTTTGGCCTTCAAGAATCCACTTTTCTGCATCCTCTTTCTTGTCCAGCTGGTAATACGCGTAGAGAATGGAGAAAATTGTGCTTAATGCTTCATGTTTATTTTTGTACTTCAAGGCCTCGTTATAATGATCAATTGCCTGTTCATATTTTTTGGTGATAGAACTTAAATACCCCATGTTATGGCAGATCATTCCTAGTAAACTTTTATCATTCAGCTGTTCGGCTATTTTTCGGGCAAGCTGATAGCTTTCCTCTGACCTGCTGTACTCCTCACACCTCAAATAATTAATCCCAAGCAGGATCTGGCATTCGGCACATCTCATTAAATCATATCTTGACTGATAGATATTTAATGCGAAGTGGGTATATTGAATGACCAGGGCTGCCTTCCGCAGCTGGCTGAGGGTAAGGGCGATTGAATAATAGAGATCCGCTTCTTCCCATTTTTCAAAGGGGAGATGCTTCGTCAAAAACCGTTCAGCTCCTTTAAGATGCATAAGGGCTGAGGAATATTTGCTCTGAAGGTAGTGATGAAGGCCGATGAATTTCTCGTAATAGTACGTCATTTTTTCTTCAAAGATATCTTTATAGAGGCTGATTTTCTCAAGCTTTGCTTCTGCTTCTGCAAAATCTCTTTCTGTGAGCAAGTATCTGAACTCAAAAAGAACAAAGTACAGCATGGCTGTTGTGTCGCTTGTGGAATGGATTTTCTCCCGGAGCTCTTCATATCTTTTTTTGAGAGTATCCTGCCGGCGGTGAACGATATCATGGTACCAGTCAAACAGGGACTTCATGAGCGGAATTTCTTCTTCTTCGATGAGGTTGATCTTAAGTCTGCTGCAGAGGAAATCCAATACCTCGATGCTTGCTGTGGTCTGGTTATTTTCAATTTTCGATAAGTATGAAGTGGAAATGATGCCTCTAGACAGTTCCTCCTGGGTCATATTCTGCTGTATGCGATAGAACCTTATCCGACTTCCGATTTCCATGGGCAGCACCTCATCTACTAATCTGTATATGTCATTCTCTCTTTATTATGACGATTCCTTGTCGTTTCGTATTGGGAAAATAGACTTAATTTTCCGAAATTAAACGAAAAAATACAACCTTATTTCCCAATATTAAAAGTTGTAAGGAAACACCCCTCTGCTTTTCTGCATTAAACGGTGAAAAAAGGCTCATTTTTCCCAATACAAGACCTTCTATTAAAATGGTAGCATAATTAATAGAATAGTCAATCTATTCAATCATTTCTACCTAGGGGGTATTTGATGAAAAAGAAAAAGATTTTCAGTCTGCTTCTTGCTGCTATTCTAGCATTCACAATGGCATTTTCCATGCAGCCGGCAGAAGCGGAAACGGTAAAGAAAGATTACCTCATCGGAATGAAACCAACTGTTAAAGATTCTAAAATGAAAGCATCGATCATCTCCGGTTTCGGGGGCAAGGTCAAGCATCAATATAAATATATGAATGTTGTTCACGCCTCCCTGCCGGATCAGGCAGCGGCAGCGCTCGAGAAAAACCCGAACGTTCTGTTTGTTGAAGAAGATTTCGAAGCAAAAGCCATTGGACAATCCGTCCCTTATGGAATCACACAAATTAAAGCAGACGCCGTTCAGTCGTCAGGGGTAAAAGGAAGCGGTGTAAAGGTTGCCATTCTCGATTCCGGAATTGACGCTTCCCATGAAGATCTGAATGTTTCAGGCGGAGCAAGCTTTATCCCAAATGAGCCTGATCCGTTTATTGATGGCGATAGTCACGGGACTCATGTAGCCGGCACTGTAGCAGCATTAAATAATACAGTTGGGGTGCTCGGTACTGCACCGGACGTTTCTCTTTATGCAGTAAAGGTTCTTGATTCAACAGGAAGCGGCAGCTACAGCGGAATCGCACAGGGAATTGAATGGGCTGTTGCTAATGGTATGGATGTTATTAACATGAGCCTCGGCGGCAGTCAGGATTCAACAGCTCTTAAACAGGCCGCAGACCTCGCTTACAGCAGAGGAGTAGTGGTTGTTGCTGCTGCAGGAAACAGCGGATCAAAGGGCAAACGGAATACAATTGGCTACCCTGCCAAATACAGTTCTGTCATTGCTGTTGGAGCCGTTGATTCAGCAAATGCCAGAGCTTCATTTTCAAGTGTCGGCAGCGAACTTGAAGTGATGGCTCCAGGTGTAAATATTTTAAGTTCGGTTCCGGGAAATAAGTATGCATCTTTTAATGGAACTTCAATGGCTTCTCCTCATGTTGCTGGTGCTGCAGCACTTATTTTGTCAAAATACCCATCCATGTCCAATACAGAAGTCCGAAGCAGGCTGAAAAACACTGCTCTGCCTTTGGGCGACCCATTTTATTATGGTGCGGGATTAATTAATGTCCAGGCCGCCATCCAATAAAGCAAAAGAGCTCACGTCCTAAACGTGAGCTCTTTTCCATCTTTAAACAATTTTTAATTCAACTTCAATATTTCCTTTGACCGCTTTTGAATACGGGCATACGCCGTGAGCCTTTTGAACAAGCTCCATTGCGCGTTCTTCTGACACATCCGGGATATGAATTTCCAGCACAACCGACAGTCCGAAGCCGGAGTCATCTTTTCCGATCGAAACGTGGGAAGTGACTTTTGTCTGGCCAATTTTCTCACGCTCAGTACGGGCAACAAGGTTCAGCGCACTGTCAAAACATGCTGCATACCCTGCAGCAAACAGCTGTTCCGGGTTCGTCCCTTCTCCGCCGCGTCCTCCCAGCGCTTTCGGCATTTCAATTGCAAGGTCCAGGAAATTGTCGGCGGTCTGCACCCGTCCTTCTCTGCCGCCAATGGCTGATGCTGTTGCAGTGTATAGCTTTTGCATGTGAATCTCTCCTTTAATTTTGTATAATTTAATTGTGCACAATTTATTTTTGCAAAACTAATATAACAAGGGTATACTGGTCTTGTCAAATAAGAAATGTCAGGAGAATGTATGATGGCTATAGAGCAATCTCTCAGACTGGAGCAGCAGCTTTGCTTTTCTATTTACGCATGCTCGAGGGAAATGACTAAGCTGTACAGGCCCATCCTGCAGGAGCTTAAGCTGACTTATCCCCAGTACCTGGTCATGCTAGTGTTATGGGAGCAGGAAGAGATGAGTGTAAATGCACTTGGAAAAGAACTGTTTCTTGATTCGGGCACTCTGACACCTCTTTTAAAAAGGCTTGAAGAAGCGGGACTCGTTCAGAGGAACCGGTCAAAAGCAGACGAACGAAAAGTGAACATTTGTCTGACAGAACAAGGACGGAATCTGCAGGCGGATGCCTCACGCGTCCCCGAGTACATGGCTGCAGCAAGCGGACTTACAATAGAGGATTATGAGCGGCTGAACACGGAGTTCAGGCATTTATTAAAAAAACTCACCTCCTCCCAGAAAAAGGTTTAAAATAGGAAAAATCGGCCGATAGTTAAACTATAAACACATGCGGGAAAGCGGTGATGGTTTTGAGCCGAGTAGATCTATTAATTGAAAAGTACCGTCAGAAAATGCTTGAGAGTGCAAGACGAGAGGGACTCAGTTCCCCTTCTACCATCAGAGCGAGCCAGCAGCTTGACCGCCTCTTAAACATTGGCGTCAGAATGCAGGAAGCGTCTAATTGAATTCATGCAAAAACAAAGCCGAGTGAAACCAATCAGGTATCACCCGGCTTTGTTTTTGTTCCTTTTCCAGATTGGATAATAAGCTTAAAATTGGGATTTTTTATATAAAAAAGAGGAAAATCGTGTCATAATGGAAAATGGAT is from Bacillus sp. FSL H8-0547 and encodes:
- a CDS encoding helix-turn-helix transcriptional regulator is translated as MEIGSRIRFYRIQQNMTQEELSRGIISTSYLSKIENNQTTASIEVLDFLCSRLKINLIEEEEIPLMKSLFDWYHDIVHRRQDTLKKRYEELREKIHSTSDTTAMLYFVLFEFRYLLTERDFAEAEAKLEKISLYKDIFEEKMTYYYEKFIGLHHYLQSKYSSALMHLKGAERFLTKHLPFEKWEEADLYYSIALTLSQLRKAALVIQYTHFALNIYQSRYDLMRCAECQILLGINYLRCEEYSRSEESYQLARKIAEQLNDKSLLGMICHNMGYLSSITKKYEQAIDHYNEALKYKNKHEALSTIFSILYAYYQLDKKEDAEKWILEGQTILKQNPNQEYDYHFKVYDSLLKGNLSAEFEFFMLEVVIPYFIEHEKQQYIIEYSELMASYFEERHKYKSAAHYYQIVCNALKRAYSN
- a CDS encoding S8 family peptidase, which gives rise to MKKKKIFSLLLAAILAFTMAFSMQPAEAETVKKDYLIGMKPTVKDSKMKASIISGFGGKVKHQYKYMNVVHASLPDQAAAALEKNPNVLFVEEDFEAKAIGQSVPYGITQIKADAVQSSGVKGSGVKVAILDSGIDASHEDLNVSGGASFIPNEPDPFIDGDSHGTHVAGTVAALNNTVGVLGTAPDVSLYAVKVLDSTGSGSYSGIAQGIEWAVANGMDVINMSLGGSQDSTALKQAADLAYSRGVVVVAAAGNSGSKGKRNTIGYPAKYSSVIAVGAVDSANARASFSSVGSELEVMAPGVNILSSVPGNKYASFNGTSMASPHVAGAAALILSKYPSMSNTEVRSRLKNTALPLGDPFYYGAGLINVQAAIQ
- a CDS encoding organic hydroperoxide resistance protein, producing the protein MQKLYTATASAIGGREGRVQTADNFLDLAIEMPKALGGRGGEGTNPEQLFAAGYAACFDSALNLVARTEREKIGQTKVTSHVSIGKDDSGFGLSVVLEIHIPDVSEERAMELVQKAHGVCPYSKAVKGNIEVELKIV
- a CDS encoding MarR family transcriptional regulator, with amino-acid sequence MAIEQSLRLEQQLCFSIYACSREMTKLYRPILQELKLTYPQYLVMLVLWEQEEMSVNALGKELFLDSGTLTPLLKRLEEAGLVQRNRSKADERKVNICLTEQGRNLQADASRVPEYMAAASGLTIEDYERLNTEFRHLLKKLTSSQKKV
- a CDS encoding aspartyl-phosphate phosphatase Spo0E family protein, whose product is MSRVDLLIEKYRQKMLESARREGLSSPSTIRASQQLDRLLNIGVRMQEASN